The following are encoded together in the Gasterosteus aculeatus chromosome 7, fGasAcu3.hap1.1, whole genome shotgun sequence genome:
- the nfxl1 gene encoding NF-X1-type zinc finger protein NFXL1 codes for MEPAWRQQGRGRGRSQEAQGERSRPPQKEKEKPELMGGVGGKTKSAAKPERQVGVSVQSKFEEIRKSNQAAAKRLVESCISSSSDDDDDDDEEVEVKVANNDGKRGKILASTFTTYTDQTGGDATGLVRTGQYVSDLFQSGALTCLICIGSVKRTQAVWSCSSCFSLFHLPCIQKWAKDSAFLVSSITDEDFGQKLHPWPCPKCRAEYPPSATPNRYTCYCGKLQDPPADPWLAPHSCGSVCQKELKPTCGHTCLLLCHPGPCPPCPKMVSVSCLCGKAKPLPRRCSNKAWSCQQTCSKLLPCKQHTCTQPCHKECSPCPRVSIQRCLCGREEAERSCSSPQWTCPQVCGSLLSCGNHTCEVLCHDGACPPCPRSVSRACPCGKTKSSLPCTEEVAPCGDTCDRPLSCGKHTCSMRCHRGSCETCRQEVEKECRCGKYRKLMSCHKEYLCDSKCPKTRGCQRHQCRRKCCPGNCPPCDQSCGRSLGCRNHKCPSGCHQGSCYPCPESVEVPCSCGSTVLSVPCGRERSTRPPRCKETCRQPPSCHHPSRETHRCHPGPCPPCKLPCLLPLRRCSHTCPLPCHDQVLVKSQQVQLAGPWEQPSKPAFVQKALPCPPCQVPIPTACFGEHEVSPVPCHRQGRFSCKRPCGRPLTCGNHDCRRECHLVTDGNKCDVCDEGCSKPRPPGCPHTCSRPCHPGNCLTCSQMTRRRCHCKISMLYVECTKLTSADQQLKVKLGSCNNQCPKELSCGHRCKQVCHPGVCAEECQQKVKLRCPCKRIKKEFLCALSGQCVVQCDDVCRDQQRKVSKVKEAEQRAAQEEEEKKLQEELEAFEKRQQRGGRRSKRRGRREEGEDEAGGSSRRRWWSCVVLVPLGGALLSVAAYYLLTS; via the exons atggagccCGCCTGGCGACAACAGGGCAGGGGGCGCGGCCGGAGTCAGGAGGCTCAGGGTGAAAGGTCACGACCCCcgcagaaggagaaagagaagccaGAGTTAATGGGAGGAGTAGGAGGGAAGACAAAGTCGGCCGCAAAACCCGAACGTCAAGTCG GCGTGTCGGTCCAATCTAAGTTCGAGGAGATCCGGAAGTCCAACCAGGCTGCTGCTAAGCGATTGGTGGAAAGCTGCATAAGCTCCtcctctgatgatgatgacgacgatgatgaagaAGTAGAGGTCAAAGTTGCCAATAACGatggaaaaagagggaaaatCCTGGCCTCGACCTTCACCACCTACACTGACCAGACAG GTGGTGATGCTACCGGTCTGGTCAGAACCGGCCAGTATGTCAGTGACTTGTTTCAGTCTGGAgctctcacctgtctcatctgCATCGGCTCCGTCAAGAGAACCCAGgcg gtgtggagctgctccagctgtttctctctcttccacCTCCCTTGTATTCAGAAGTGGGCCAAAGACTCGGccttcctcgtctcctccatcactgaTGAAGACTTCGGTCAGAAGCTGCATCCCTGGCCCTG tcCAAAGTGTCGAGCGGAGTATCCTCCCAGTGCCACGCCCAACAG GTACACGTGTTACTGTGGGAAGCTGCAGGACCCTCCAGCTGACCCCTGGTTGGCTCCTCACTCCTGCGGCTCCGTCTGTCAGAAGGAGCTCAAACCCACCTGTGGACACACCTGCCTGCTGCTCTGTCACcccg GGCCGTGTCCTCCGTGTCCAAAGATGGTGtctgtttcctgtttgtgtGGCAAAGCTAAGCCCCTCCCCCGTCGCTGTAGCAACAAG gCGTGGTCCtgtcagcagacctgcagcaagCTGTTACCCTGCAAACAACACACCTGTACACAACCCTGTCACAAAG agTGTAGTCCTTGTCCCAGAGTCAGTATTCAGAGATGTCTCTGTGGACgagaagaagcagagagaagttgCTCCAGCCCTCAGTGGACATGTCCCCAG gtgtgcggctctctgctctcctgtgggaatcacacctgtgAGGTCTTGTGTCACGATGGCGCTTGTCCTCCGTGTCCTCGGTCAGTCAGCAGAGCCTGTCCCTGCGGCAAGACCA agtcgTCTCTGCCGTGCACAGAGGAGGTGGCGCCGTGTGGTGACACATGCGACCGTCCTCTGTCGTGTGGAAAACACACCTGTTCAATGAGGTGTCACCGAGGGAGCTGTGAGACCTGCAGACAG gaggtggagaaggagtgcAGGTGTGGAAAATACAGGAAGTTGATGTCGTGCCATAAAGAATACCTGTGTGACTCCAAGTGCCCCAAAACCCGAGGGTGCCAGAGACACCAGTGCAGGAGGAAg TGCTGCCCCGGTAACTGCCCCCCATGTGACCAGAGCTGTGGTCGAAGTCTGGGATGTCGCAACCACAAGTGTCCCTCTGGCTGTCAccagg GTAGCTGCTATCCATGTCCCGAGTCAGTGGAGGTCCCATGTTCCTGCGGTTCCACCGTCCTGTCCGTCCCTTGTGGACGAGAACGCAGCACCAGACCTCCTCGCTGCAAAGAgacctgcag GCAACCTCCGTCCTGCCACCACCCGAGCAGAGAGACCCACCGGTGCCACCCCGGGCCCTGCCCCCCCTGCAAGCTGCCCTGCCTGCTGCCGCTGCGGCGCTGCAGCCACACCTGCCCGCTGCCCTGCCACGACCAGGTGCTGGTCAAGTCCCAGCAG gtgcagTTAGCTGGTCCGTGGGAGCAGCCGTCTAAACCAGCGTTTGTGCAGAAAGCTCTGCCCTGTCCGCCGTGTCAAGTACCGATACCGAC GGCCTGTTTTGGAGAACACGAG GTCAGCCCGGTGCCGTGCCATCGCCAAGGTCGGTTCTCGTGTAAACGACCATGCgggcgacctttgacctgtggaAACCACGACTGCCGCCGGGAGTGTCACCTGGTTACCGACGGCAACAAG TGCGACGTGTGTGACGAGGGCTgctctaagccccgcccccctggcTGCCCTCACACCTGCTCCCGCCCCTGTCACCCCGGCAACTGCCTCACCTGCAGCCAGATGACCCGTCGACGCTGCCACTGCAAGATCAGCATGCTGTACGTGGAGTGCAC GAAGTTGACGTCAGCTGACCAACAGTTGAAGGTGAAGTTGGGCTCCTGCAACAACCAGTGTCCTAAAGag ttgAGCTGTGGGCATCGCTGTAAGCAGGTGTGTCAtccaggtgtgtgtgcagaggaatGTCAGCAAAAGGTGAAGCTCAGATGTCCCTGCAAGAGGATCAagaag GAGTTCTTGTGCGCTCTCTCTGGTCAGTGTGTTGTTCAGTGTGACGACGTCTGCAGAGACCAGCAGAGGAAAGTCAGCAag gtgaaGGAGGCGGAGCAAAGAGctgctcaggaggaggaggagaagaaacttCAG gaggagctggaggccttCGAGAAGCGCCAGCAGCGAGGTGGGAGGCGGAGCAAGAGGCGCGgccggagggaggagggagaggacgaggcgggggggagcagcaggaggaggtggtggagttgCGTCGTCCTCGTCCCGCTGGGCGGAGCTCTGCTATCGGTCGCCGCCTACTACCTGCTGACCTCTTGA
- the cnga1b gene encoding cyclic nucleotide-gated channel rod photoreceptor subunit alpha: MAKVAPSVRTPTSRLTPPTIVLLDMEEDPGDRTNQKVKPGDLFNVNNSNNNEEEEEKKERKKEKKERKEKKEKEKQERKERKERKEEKKKKEKKNEEKKNEEKAKEEAPQEITVIDPAGNTYYYWLAVITVPVMYNWTLIIARACFEELQTDYLMLWFLLDFVCDLTYIADMIFRTRTGYLEQGLLVKDEQKLRERYMHSVQFKLDLASMVPTDVLYLALGTRYPEIRLNKLFRFNRMLEFFQRTETRTNYPNALRISNLVMYIVIIIHWNACLYYSVSKAIGFGADRFVYPDPADPEFGRLVRKYAYSMYWSTLTLTTIGETPPPVENSEYLFVVTDFLVGVLIFATIVGNVGSMITNMNAARANFQSRIDAIKQYMTFRKVTKDLEKRVIKWFDFLWTNKKAVDEREVLKYLPDKLRAEIAINVHLDTLKKVRIFADCEAGLLVELVLKLQPQVYSPGDYICKKGDIGREMYIIKEGKLAVVADDGIKQFVVLSDGSYFGEISILAIKGSRAGNRRTANIRSIGYSDLFCLSKDDLMEALTEYPDAKALLEEKGRQILMKDGLLDLEVAAQGPDPKEMEEKVERMTSTLDALQTRYARLLAEHEATHGKLKHRVTRLEKKLVPPQEEAPPPET, from the exons ATGGCCAAAGTGGCTCCGTCAGTACGGACCCCCACCTCCAGGTTGACTCCTCCCACCATCGTTCTACTGGACATGGAGGAGGACCCAGGCGACAG AACCAATCAAAAAGTCAAACCTGGAGATCTGTTTAAcgtcaacaacagcaacaacaacgagGAAga ggaggagaagaaggaaagaaagaaagaaaagaaagagagaaaggagaagaaaga gaaggagaagcaggagaggaaggagaggaaggagaggaaggaggagaagaagaagaaggagaagaagaatgaagaaaagaagaatgaagaaaAGGCCAAAGAGGAGGC TCCTCAGGAGATCACAGTGATTGATCCAGCAGGCAACACCTACTACTACTGGCTGGCTGTCATCACCGTCCCCGTCATGTACAACTGGACCCTGATCATAGCCAG GGCGTGTTTCGAGGAACTACAGACCGACTATTTGATGCTCTGGTTCCTTTTGGACTTTGTGTGCGACCTCACTTACATCGCAGACATGATCTTCAGAACGAGGACCG GTTACCTGGAGCAGGGTCTGCTGGTGAAGGACGAGCAGAAGTTGCGTGAGCGCTACATGCACAGTGTCCAGTTCAAACTGGACCTGGCCTCCATGGTTCCCACAGACGTGCTCTACCTAGCCCTCGGCACCAGATACCCCGAAATCCGCCTCAACAAGCTGTTCAGGTTCAACAG GATGCTGGAGTTCTTCCAGAGGACGGAGACCCGGACCAACTACCCCAACGCTCTGCGTATCTCCAACCTCGTCATGtacatcgtcatcatcatccacTGGAACGCCTGCCTCTACTACTCCGTCTCCAAGGCTATTG GTTTTGGTGCTGACAGGTTTGTGTATCCCGACCCGGCAGATCCGGAGTTTGGTCGTCTGGTGAGGAAGTACGCCTACAGTATGTATTGGTCCACTTTGACTCTCACCACCATTGGAGAGACTCCGCCCCCCGTGGAGAACTCGGAGTACTTATTTGTCGTCACTGACTTCCTG GTTGGTGTGTTGATCTTTGCCACCATTGTTGGTAATGTCGGCTCGATGATCACCAACATGAACGCTGCCAGGGCCAACTTCCAGTCTCGCATCGACGCCATCAAACAGTACATGACCTTCCGAAAG GTTACAAAGGACCTGGAGAAGAGAGTCATCAAGTGGTTTGACTTCCTGTGGACCAATAAGAAAGCAGTAGATgagagggaggtgttgaagtACCTGCCGGACAAACTGAGGGCCGAGATCGCCATCAACGTCCATCTAGACACCCTGAAGAAG GTTCGTATCTTTGCGGACTGCGAGGCCGGTCTTTTGGTGGAGCTGGTGCTGAAGCTGCAGCCTCAGGTATACAGTCCGGGGGACTACATATGCAAGAAGGGCGATATTGGCAGAGAGATGTACATCATCAAGGAGGGAAAACTGGCTGTCGTTGCCGACGACGGGATCAAGCAGTTTGTGGTCCTCAGTGACGGGAGCTACTTCGGGGAGATCAGCATCCTGGCAATTAAAG GCAGTCGGGCAGGAAACCGGAGGACGGCCAACATCCGGAGCATCGGCTACTCCGACCTCTTCTGTCTCTCCAAAGACGACCTGATGGAGGCGCTGACGGAGTACCCCGATGCCAAAGCCttgctggaggagaaggggaggcagATCCTGATGAAGGATGGGCTGCTGGACCTGGAG GTGGCGGCGCAGGGCCCCGACCccaaagagatggaggagaaggtggagcgCATGACAAGTACGCTGGACGCCCTGCAGACGCGCTACGCCCGGCTGCTGGCCGAGCACGAGGCCACGCACGGCAAACTCAAACACCGAGTCACCCGGCTAGAGAAGAAGCTAGTGCCGCCGCAGGAGGAAGCTCCGCCACCGGAGACATAG
- the LOC120821666 gene encoding uncharacterized protein LOC120821666, protein MEYHSGGSLPLLGRPRYCPGASANGGYLCETGHCCGETGCCTYYYELWWFWLLWTVLILFSCCCAYRHRRAKLRVQQQQRQREISLLAYHGASSYPSSMLDLSFLASLKLPSYEEVAAQPSTPPPPYSSVFTAPRYPQPPRASDPHLLTRHDPLLHQPLSDGPSSLSSDNSSSCSCDSCCPSSPCSSSLSPPVTYETDTSHATTPGEAAPLAFDVAMETITAAATCLAASEGTVNTRGPDAEDSPVVEVVVMGAVSPDSEGSLSVTTSPMKQMSKPVLLPSPSVVAPRRPSIQTVGAEALDRGPGTSDRSLEQTRTSGTADDPCGPNTIPGPDASRASVTGPASVSTPGPSPSPVPIPACLNPTPSPKPVPSNPTHASTRVPSNLKQAPEPVPKHLISVPDPILTNLTHVPNQHSITTVSDCEKSPPLKPAYFNRCKFTEPTAGSDEVLVPPGPMPGSPFCLGSVDLFVSGPDLAHSEVPTLSPDLVNASASNGAGLSSGSGSGPALTFTSPSPSHPDITIKSESSSGLHLSSPPSLLAPALLLDPLAALHQSNKGGPPPGHASSLSPSPRATQSPPKQTLFSPCVDVFEPGPPSWAGGEEEREEDEEEEEDIGADESQYRHRRLTGDSGIEVCRCRVEEEEEEEEEEEEERDMKGGGDTELHDSADCIARGHTTVGEGLRPRSSASTATSEDAGKVVVVVVETV, encoded by the exons ATGGAGTACCACTCCGGTGGCAGCCTGCCCCTGCTGGGGAGACCGCGGTACTGCCCCGGGGCCAGCGCTAACGGAGGCTACCTGTGCGAGACGGGTCACTGCTGCGGAGAGACCGGCTGCTGCACCTACTACTACGAACTCTGGT ggtTCTGGCTGCTGTGGACCGTTCTCATCctcttcagctgctgctgtgcgtACCGACACCGGCGAGCCAAGCTGagggtccagcagcagcagaggcagagagagatcaGCCTGCTGGCCTACCACGGGGCCAGCTCCTACCCGTCCTCCATGCTGGACCTCA GTTTCCTGGCGTCCCTGAAGCTGCCGTCCTACGAGGAGGTGGCGGCTCagccctccacccctccccctccctacAGCTCCGTGTTCACCGCGCCGCGCTACCCGCAGCCCCCCCGCGCCTCCGACCCCCACCTGCTGACGCGCCACGACCCGCTGCTCCACCAGCCGCTCAGCGACGGGCCCTCGTCCCTCAGCTCCGACAACAG TTCCAGCTGTTCCTGTGACTCCTgctgcccctcctccccgtgCAGCTCCTCGCTATCGCCCCCCGTCACCTACGAGACCGACACCAGCCACGCCACCACGCCCGGCGAGGCCGCACCCCTGGCCTTTGACGTCGCCATGGAGACCATCACAGCCGCTGCCACCTGCCTTGCGGCGTCCGAGGGTACGGTCAACACTCGGGGCCCCGATGCCGAGGACTCGCCGGTCGTGGAGGTGGTCGTTATGGGGGCGGTCTCTCCTGACTCAGAGGGGTCTCTTTCTGTGACTACATCGCCAATGAAGCAAATGTCCAAGCCGGTTCTGCTACCCAGTCCAAGTGTCGTTGCCCCACGGCGCCCCTCCATTCAGACCGTGGGCGCCGAGGCTCTGGATCGGGGCCCCGGCACTTCTGACAGAAGCCTCGAGCAGACGAGAACATCCGGCACGGCCGATGATCCTTGTGGTCCAAACACCATACCGGGTCCAGACGCTAGCAGGGCCTCAGTCACAGGCCCTGCTAGCGTCTCAACCCCGGGCCCAAGTCCTAGTCCGGTGCCAATTCCAGCCTGTCTGAATCCAACCCCATCTCCAAAACCAGTACCTTCAAACCCAACCCACGCTTCCACCCGAGTACCTTCAAACCTTAAACAAGCTCCAGAACCAGTACCCAAACACCTAATCTCTGTACCGGACCCAATACTTACAAACCTTACCCACGTGCCAAACCAACACTCAATTACCACGGTATCAGACTGTGAAAAGAGCCCACCTCTAAAACCTGCCTATTTCAACCGTTGCAAGTTTACAGAACCGACAGCAGGGTCAGATGAAGTGCTGGTTCCTCCCGGCCCGATGCCAGGCTCACCCTTCTGCCTGGGTTCTGTTGACCTTTTTGTATCTGGTCCAGATTTGGCTCATTCTGAGGTCCCGACTCTATCACCGGACCTTGTCAATGCATCGGCGTCCAATGGAGCTGGATTGAGTTCTGGTTCTGGATCAGGTCCAGCGCTCACTTTCACATCACCTTCGCCCTCCCACCCGGACATAACCATCaagtccgagtcctcctccggCCTCCACCTTTCctcgcctccttccctcctggCCCCGGCTCTCCTGCTCGATCCCCTTGCCGCTCTGCACCAGTCGAACAAAGGCGGGCCTCCCCCCGGCCACGCCTCCTCCCTGTCCCCGTCGCCTCGGGCCACCCAGTCCCCCCCGAAGCAGACCCTCTTCTCCCCTTGCGTGGACGTCTTTGAGCCGGGACCTCCCAGCTGGgcgggcggcgaggaggagcgggaggaggacgaggaggaagaggaagacattGGAGCCGACGAGAGCCAGTACCGACATCGCCGACTCACCGGCGACTCGGGCATCGAGGTCTGCCGgtgtcgggtggaggaggaggaggaggaggaggaggaagaggaagaggagagggataTGAAAGGAGGCGGAGACACTGAACTCCACGACAGTGCGGACTGCATCGCCAGAGGTCACACGACCGTGGGGGAGGGCCTCAGGCCGCGTAGCTCCGCCTCCACTGCCACGTCCGAGGACGCTGGCaaagttgttgttgtcgtcgtggAGACCGTGTGA
- the cyp17a2 gene encoding cytochrome P450, family 17, subfamily A, polypeptide 2 (The RefSeq protein has 2 substitutions, 3 frameshifts and aligns at 99% coverage compared to this genomic sequence), translated as MLVSSLAPFVSPFSLSLLFHSSFSPCFLLLVSSIAVVVFLFLVARGIRPASSITCLPRLPVLGSLPWLGGGLPPHLLFTQLAHSTAPCSRSTSAPTSPWWVNDHQHAKEVLQQKGRDFAGRPSMVTTDLLTRGGKDIAFSDYTPLWKLHRRLVHNSFTLFGERTGRLQDIVMSSVDSLCAELLSGGRQPFDPSAAVTRAVTNVVCTLVFNATYRHGDAELQEVMRYNDGIVQTIAAGGLVDIFPWMKVFPNRCLRRLKDCILVRDRLLSRKLEEHKASLSEGDPRDLLDALLKGKTPSGCEDESITDDHVLMTAAEAFGAGVETTSTTLLWILVYLLHHPEVQQRVQEELDEQVGGERAVSMADRGRLPYLDCVINEGMRIRPREPGSDPHSAMTDSSIGGHPVHRGTRVLVNMWAIHHDPRLWARPDLFHPDRFLDDQGQRSCPAYFLPFGAGPRVCVGESLARTELFLFLASLLQRMSVTLPRGAPPPNLQGRLGVVLQPLPYSVVVTPRAGWEGGAK; from the exons CTTGTCTCCTCTCTAGctccctttgtctcccccttctccctctccctccccttccattcctccctctctccctgcttcctcctcctcgtctcctccatcGCCGTCGTTGTCTTCCTTTTCCTCGTGGCTCGGGGAATCAGACCTGCGTCCTCCATCACCTGCCTGCCGAGGCTGCCCGTCCTAGGAAGCCTCccctggttggggggggggctgcccccccacctcctcttcacCCAGCTGGCTCACAG TACGGCCCCCTGTTCGCGCTCCACCTCGGCCCCCACTTCACCGTGGT TCAACGACCACCAACACGCCAAAGAGGTCCTGCAGCAGAAAGGGAGAGACTTCGCGGGACGTCCCAGCATG GTCACCACGGACCTGCTGACCCGAGGGGGTAAAGACATCGCCTTCTCAGACTACACCCCCCTGTGGAAGCTGCACCGTCGCCTCGTCCACAACTCCTTCACCCTGTTTGGAGAAAGAACCGGCCGGCTGCAGGACATCG TCATGTCCTCGGTGGACAGCCTGTGTGCGGAGCTGTTGTCTGGCGGGCGCCAACCCTTCGACCCGTCGGCCGCAGTGACCCGGGCCGTTACCAACGTCGTGTGCACGCTGGTTTTCAATGCCACGTATCGCCACGGCGACGCCGAGCTGCAGGAAGTCATGCGGTACAACGACGGCATCGTGCAGACGATTGCCGCCGGAGGCCTCGTGGACATCTTCCCCTGGATGAAG GTGTTTCCCAACAGGTGTCTCAGGAGACTGAAGGACTGCATCCTCGTCAGAGACCGGCTGTTGTCACGGAAACTAGAGGAGCACAAG GCCTCGCTGAGCGAGGGCGACCCCCGTGACCTCCTGgatgccttgctcaagggcaagACGCCCTCCGGCTGCGAGGACGAGAGCATCACAGATGACCACGTCCTCATGACGGCGGCCGAGGCCTTCGGCGCCGGCGTGGAGACGACATCCACAACGCTGCTGTGGATCCTGGTGTACCTTCTGCACCACCCGGAG GTGCAGCAGCGCGTTCAGGAGGAGCTGGACGAGCAGGTGGGTGGCGAGCGGGCGGTGTCCATGGCGGACCGCGGCCGGCTGCCCTACCTGGACTGTGTCATCAACGAGGGCATGAGGATCCGCC GTGAGCCCGGTTCTGATCCCC ACAGCGCCATGACGGACAGCAG cATCGGCGGTCACCCTGTCCACCGGGGGACTCGTGTTCTGGTGAACATGTGGGCGATCCACCACGACCCCCGACTCTGGGCCCGACCGGACCTGTTCCACCCAG ATCGTTTCCTTGACGACCAGGGCCAAAGGTCCTGTCCCGCCTACTTCCTGCCGTTCGGGGCGGGCCCTCGGGTCTGCGTCGGCGAATCGTTGGCGAGGACggagctcttcctcttcctggccTCTCTGCTGCAGCGCATGAGCGTCACGCTGCCGCGCGGGGCTCCTCCCCCCAACCTGCAGGGGCGCCTGGGCGTGGTCCTGCAGCCGTTGCCGTATAGCGTCGTGGTCACTCCGAGGGCGGGTTGGGAGGGCGGGGCCAAGTGA